A window of Strigops habroptila isolate Jane chromosome 5, bStrHab1.2.pri, whole genome shotgun sequence contains these coding sequences:
- the RGR gene encoding RPE-retinal G protein-coupled receptor: MVTAYSLPEGFTELEVFAIGTALLVEALLGFCLNGLTIISFRKIKELRTPSNLLVLSIALADCGICINAFIAAFSSFLRYWPYGSDGCQIHGFQGFLTALASISSSAAVAWDRYHHYCTRSKLQWSTAISMVVFAWLFAAFWSVMPLLGWGEYDYEPLRTCCTLDYSKGDRNYITFLFALSIFNFMIPGFIMLTAYQSIHQKFKKTGHYKFNTGLPLKTLVICWGPYCFLCFYAAVENVMFISPKYRMIPAVIAKTVPTVNAFIYALGNENYRGGIWQFLTGQKIEKAEVDNKTK; this comes from the exons CCCTGCTTGGCTTCTGTCTGAATGGCTTGACAATTATCTCTTTCCGAAAAATCAAAGAACTCCGAACACCCAGCAATTTGCTGGTTCTCAGCATTGCACTGGCCGACTGCGGGATCTGCATCAACGCATTCATCGCTGCCTTCTCCAGCTTCCTAAG ATACTGGCCCTATGGCTCTGACGGCTGCCAAATCCATGGATTCCAGGGTTTCTTGACAGCACTAGCCAGCATTAGCTCCAGCGCTGCAGTTGCCTGGGACCGGTATCATCACTACTGTACAA GGAGCAAGCTGCAGTGGAGCACGGCCATCTCCATGGTGGTGTTTGCATGGCTGTTTGCCGCCTTTTGGTCCGTGATGCCcttgctggggtggggggaataCGACTACGAACCCCTCCGAACCTGCTGCACCCTGGACTACAGCAAAGGGGACAG AAACTACATCACATTCCTTTTTGCTTTGTCCATTTTCAATTTCATGATCCCGGGCTTCATCATGCTGACAGCCTACCAGTCCATACACCAGAAATTCAAGAAAACTGGGCACTATAAG tttaatacTGGTTTACCATTGAAGACGCTGGTCATTTGCTGGGGCCCCTATTGCTTTTTATGCTTCTACGCAGCAGTTGAAAATGTGATGTTCATTTCACCAAAATACCGCATG ATTCCTGCTGTTATTGCCAAGACCGTGCCTACAGTGAATGCCTTTATATACGCCTTGGGAAATGAGAACTACAGAGGAGGAATATGGCAGTTCCTCACAGGACAGAAGAttgagaaagcagaagttgaTAACAAAACTAAATAA